From the genome of Nicotiana sylvestris chromosome 2, ASM39365v2, whole genome shotgun sequence, one region includes:
- the LOC138886049 gene encoding uncharacterized protein — MATPPNFEEGKSTYKPSRFNGQYYGWLKTWMHDFMIVEDSELWDIICDGPHVPMKKPEETGPLVPKGRREYSDTDSKVVEKNYRAKKILMCGIGPNENKLVKKILSVLPGSWESKVNSITKVKDLQTLTMDELIGNLKTYEMKRKKDSERTKSKKEKNLVLQAESSDSSDKDSDMAYLTKRFQKMVRRNGGIPKWGSSSKTKNNDLCHSLVNDKEILTVELGEAEQSRDDLVVCVVDLNETIANLEQEKEALNKRITSVENKRDDLMVVVVDLKETIEGLSNEKHTLEEKVASTEEERDDLLVICTNLEETIDGINREHRNVCLGKGKEVANESNIMLEKELTIVKTRLYSKLERNQQLQTELEKVRNDLEKSLKWTWSSNVVTAMYFKENCQARVQSAQKNKMFTDKVTTNKGPGNSERKHTVMDHGQ; from the exons atggCTACCccaccaaactttgaagaaggaaaatcaACCTATAAACCTTCAagattcaatggtcagtactatggCTGGTTGAAGACCTGGATGCATGATTTCATGATTGTAGAAGATTCAGAGTTGtgggacatcatttgtgatggtccacatgttcccaTGAAGAAACCTGAAGAAACAGGACCATTGGTTCCCAAAGGGAGAAGAGAGTACAGCGACACTGACAGCAAAgttgtagaaaagaactatcgtgcaAAGAAAATCTTAATGTGTGGCATAGGACCTAATGA aaacaagcttgtaaagaaaattctcagtgttctacctgggtcttgggaaagtaaggtaaattcCATTACTAAAGTTAAAGATCTACAGACTCTGACCATGGATGAAttgattggtaatttgaaaacatacgagatgaaaagaaagaaagacagtgaaagaaCAAAGTCTAAGAAGGAAAAGAATCTGGTGCTTCAGGCTGAAAGCAGTGATTCAAGTGATAaagatagtgacatggcctatcttactaagagatttcaaaagatggttcgaagaaatggtggcATACCAAAGTGGGGAAGTTCAAGTAAAACAAAGAACAATGATCTCTGTCACAG CCTTGTAAATGATAAGGAGATTCTGACCGTAGAACTAGGAGAGgccgaacaatctagagatgatctagtggtctgtgtagtggacttaaatgagaccatagctaatcttgaacaAGAGAAGGAGGCCCTTAATAAAAGAATAACTAGTGTGGAAAATAAGAGAGATGATctgatggtagtagttgttgatctaaaagaaacaatagaaggtctTAGCAATGAGAAACACACTTTAGAAGAAAAAGTTGCATCTACTGAAGAGGAAAGGGATGACCTACTAGTGATATGCACTAATCTAGAGGAAACTATTGATGGAatcaatagagaacataggaatgtatgtcttgggaaagggaaggaagtagccAATGAGTCGAACATCATGCTTGAAAAGGAGTTAACTATTGTAAAAACACGTCTCTATAGTAAACTCGAGAGGAATCAGCAACTCCAAACTGAgttggagaaagtaagaaatgatcttgagaaatccctgaagtggacctggtcctcaaaTGTTGTCACTGCCAT gtattttaaagaaaattgccaggccaGGGTTCAGTCTGCTCAGAAGAACAAAATGTTTACTGATAAAGTGACTACTAATAAAGGACCAG